A region of the bacterium genome:
TGAGGAGTATCATGAGTAATTACCACGATCAGATAGTTGACTATTATCGTGAGACAGAAAATCACTACCGTGTGTATTGGGCGCTGGATAAAACACTGGCGATTCATTACGGCTATTGGGATGAAAAAGTAAAATCATTTCCGCAGTCCCTTCTGCGCATGAATGAAGTGCTCGCCGAAACCGCGAAGATACAGAAAACGGATCGCGTACTGGATGCCGGCTGCGGTGTCGGCGGCAGCAGTATTTTTTTAGCGCAGCATATCGGATGCCATGCGACGGGTATCACGTTAAGCGCTAAACAGGTTGCACGGGCGTTTGAAAATGCCAAAGATAAAAACGTCAGCGATCGCACGGATTTTAAGGTGATGAACTATTGCAAAACAGATTTTCCGGATGCATCGTTTGATGTAGTCTGGGGATGTGAAAGCATTTGTTATGCGGATAGTAAAGAACAGTTTGTTCGCGAGGCGTTTCGTTTGCTCAAACCGGGCGGGCGATTGATATTGGCGGACTTCATGGTTCCAGCTTTTGAAAATAATCAGGACCCGAGCGTACTCCGCTGGCTCGACGGTTGGGTCGTCAATTTTCTCGAAACGCCGGATAATTTTAAAAAATATATGCTCGAAGCCGGATTTGAAGATGTCCGGTTTCGCGATATTTCCAAAAACACACTTCACTCCACTAAACGCCTCGGGCGATTGTATTATTGGGGTAAGGTCTATCTGGCGTATTGCAAAATCATCGGCAAAACGATGGATCCGATTCGTTTGAGGAATATTAAATCGGCTTACGATCAATACCAAAGCCATCGTCGTGCATTATGGATCTACGGTATGTTTTGTACGACGAAACCGTCCTGATCGCACATCAGTTGTTCACGGCCAACGTGATTTTAAAAACAAATATATTTTATAGGTCTTAATTACATGAGTACATACCATCAGAATATCATCGCATTTTATGACGTACTTGAAAATCCACTTCGTATGATATGGGATTTAGACAAGAGTTACGCGA
Encoded here:
- a CDS encoding methyltransferase domain-containing protein, with amino-acid sequence MSNYHDQIVDYYRETENHYRVYWALDKTLAIHYGYWDEKVKSFPQSLLRMNEVLAETAKIQKTDRVLDAGCGVGGSSIFLAQHIGCHATGITLSAKQVARAFENAKDKNVSDRTDFKVMNYCKTDFPDASFDVVWGCESICYADSKEQFVREAFRLLKPGGRLILADFMVPAFENNQDPSVLRWLDGWVVNFLETPDNFKKYMLEAGFEDVRFRDISKNTLHSTKRLGRLYYWGKVYLAYCKIIGKTMDPIRLRNIKSAYDQYQSHRRALWIYGMFCTTKPS